The proteins below are encoded in one region of Triticum aestivum cultivar Chinese Spring chromosome 1B, IWGSC CS RefSeq v2.1, whole genome shotgun sequence:
- the LOC123079050 gene encoding vegetative cell wall protein gp1-like, which yields MVEHGDDCIKLRKEKKHPPLDHPAQPAAYQSSPPRPLYGLPGSNPNPPTPYFPSHVRLLLSDPDRDWGNQPTVVPEPDAPPPLDADAEAIPHRSRSSPRSPVVLVFLPERPRRARVVDPSPATSTASSPDLASSSSSPPATSKPRRPLSPSTLIPEEVTELQTSHS from the exons ctaagaaaagaaaagaaacacccCCCGCTGGACCACCCGGCCCAGCCAGCGGCCTACCAGTCCAGCCCACCCCGTCCCCTATATGGCCTTCCCGGGTCAAATCCTAACCCACCGACACCCTACTTCCCCTCCCACGTTCGCCTCCTCCtctccgatccagatcgggattggGGGAACCAACCCACGGTCGTGCCTGAGCCCGACGCACCACCGCCactcgacgccgacgccgaagccatccCTCACCGCAGCCGCTCGTCTCCTCGTAGCCCGGTCGTCCTCGTCTTCCTCCCCGAACGGCCCCGACGAGCCCGCGTCGTCGACCCGTCGCCCGCCACctcgaccgcctcctcgccggacctcgcgtcctcgtcctcctccccgccggccaccagcaagcctcggcgccccctctccccatcaaCGTTG ataccggaggaggtgacggagctgcaaacttcacacagttaa